One segment of Curtobacterium sp. MR_MD2014 DNA contains the following:
- a CDS encoding NAD(P)/FAD-dependent oxidoreductase encodes MPKILVVGGGYAGFYTAWKLEKHLRQGEAEVTMVDPLPYMTYQPFLPEVAAGSIEPRHAIVSHRRHLKKTRVVTAKVTKVDHATKTATITPAEGEAWEESYDQIVMTAGAVSRTFPIPGVADEAIGLKTIEEAAAIRDKILTNFHKAANLPAGPERDRLLTVVVVGGGFAGIEVFAELRSFASDLLKSFPQLSFDDTHFHLVEAMGRIMPEVSLETSHWVLENLASRGATVHLETQLASAEGGVCQLKAKDESIETIESDLIIWTAGVMANPMVKGTDFPLEQRGRIRVQPDLRVVDDNGVIADAWACGDVAAVPDLTGGGVGGFCVPNAQHAVRQAKQLAKNLVAVVRGEATTDYKHENLGAVAGLGLGTGVFQSGKFAMKGFLAWGAHRGYHGLAMPSWERKWRVIGDWVGGFFLGRDIASLDDRETPRAAFEAFASRPKPAAAEEPKAVAAPAPAEGQPADAAGPAYATPAEDVSKDAAPVAAPADAK; translated from the coding sequence GTGCCCAAGATCCTCGTCGTCGGCGGCGGCTACGCCGGTTTCTACACCGCCTGGAAGCTCGAGAAGCACCTGCGTCAGGGTGAAGCCGAGGTCACCATGGTGGACCCGCTGCCGTACATGACGTACCAGCCGTTCCTGCCCGAGGTCGCCGCCGGCTCGATCGAGCCGCGTCACGCGATCGTGTCGCACCGTCGTCACCTGAAGAAGACCCGTGTCGTCACGGCGAAGGTCACGAAGGTCGACCACGCCACGAAGACCGCGACGATCACCCCGGCCGAGGGCGAGGCGTGGGAGGAGTCCTACGACCAGATCGTCATGACCGCCGGTGCCGTCTCGCGCACCTTCCCGATCCCGGGCGTCGCGGACGAGGCCATCGGCCTGAAGACCATCGAGGAGGCCGCGGCGATCCGCGACAAGATCCTCACGAACTTCCACAAGGCGGCGAACCTGCCGGCCGGTCCCGAGCGCGACCGACTGCTCACCGTCGTCGTGGTCGGCGGTGGCTTCGCCGGCATCGAGGTGTTCGCCGAGCTCCGCTCCTTCGCGTCCGACCTGCTGAAGAGCTTCCCGCAGCTGTCCTTCGACGACACGCACTTCCACCTGGTCGAGGCGATGGGCCGCATCATGCCCGAGGTGTCGCTCGAGACCTCGCACTGGGTGCTCGAGAACCTCGCGTCCCGCGGCGCGACCGTGCACCTCGAGACCCAGCTGGCCTCGGCCGAGGGCGGCGTCTGCCAGCTCAAGGCCAAGGACGAGTCGATCGAGACCATCGAGTCCGACCTCATCATCTGGACCGCCGGCGTCATGGCGAACCCGATGGTCAAGGGCACCGACTTCCCGCTCGAGCAGCGCGGTCGCATCCGCGTGCAGCCCGACCTCCGCGTGGTCGACGACAACGGCGTGATCGCCGACGCGTGGGCCTGCGGTGACGTCGCGGCCGTGCCGGACCTGACCGGTGGCGGTGTCGGCGGCTTCTGCGTGCCGAACGCCCAGCACGCCGTGCGCCAGGCGAAGCAGCTCGCGAAGAACCTGGTCGCGGTCGTCCGCGGCGAGGCGACGACCGACTACAAGCACGAGAACCTCGGTGCCGTCGCCGGCCTGGGTCTCGGCACGGGTGTGTTCCAGTCCGGCAAGTTCGCCATGAAGGGCTTCCTGGCCTGGGGCGCCCACCGCGGGTACCACGGCCTGGCGATGCCGTCGTGGGAGCGCAAGTGGCGCGTCATCGGCGACTGGGTCGGCGGCTTCTTCCTGGGCCGTGACATCGCGTCGCTCGACGACCGTGAGACCCCGCGTGCCGCGTTCGAGGCCTTCGCGTCGCGCCCGAAGCCCGCTGCAGCCGAGGAGCCCAAGGCCGTCGCTGCCCCGGCTCCGGCGGAGGGTCAGCCGGCCGACGCCGCGGGCCCCGCGTACGCCACCCCGGCCGAGGACGTCTCGAAGGACGCTGCGCCCGTCGCAGCCCCGGCGGACGCCAAGTAG
- a CDS encoding Ig-like domain-containing protein, whose amino-acid sequence METVDRLGDNAQEGTVGGGGPVGRPRSRVGLLAAALVTVLATGTVLLGAQPAAAAPATTSATAMTTTSTTSTTSTTHTATQQDDDAARTASPTPFPQFGTLPPDTGSPAPSPTDRPAVRPSIADPGDVTTATVRLHGAGTPGHRLRVTGPAATGSSGCTTTVATDGSWSCIATVHSGPQQVFTVADETDAALGSSRAPASDVVVPPAVMTDGPTSGPVSGTGLPGATVAVSVSGTPTDRTARVDAGGRWTVALPGSARDGRITVSAAQTASTANGFRSDLRSAPSAPRTVVVDRTAPAAPVVTTPESDERVRSQPFTVRGTGEPGAVLTVYVDRSPVCRSDVGADGRWACTTTGATAPAGTRVLSAMQQDAAGNSSPSSSGVRVVLSDATAAPSAGPSASASGAPGGQTSSSGTPGTTPDHTSGATDGTGTPTDTGTSGGGSTGTSGGSGTAGAGGSTSGVSDWSGPAGDWTADTAYDRGVPTIQASFSWGTVLLATGVAAGFLVLVAVPLAVVGATARGRLRNPFAALLGRNRSRTERRLGDEVLPTWAAAAVGVGIVVVTTLLGVGVALEARYVRLALAVLLGSAVTTGVVVLATRWAAGKDRAAVGFRVSPWLVLAAVLGCALTRVTDLSPALVVGAVLVPVGRPGADTAALRLGSSLARGVRSATARSAALLGVATVGWVLHSLVHGSGFWTTLTAEFATTLCVGAVGALVVSLLPLPGSTGAVLVAGARARWVGLTAAGVALAAVTAGAGAPAVPSPTETAVASALCAAAVACCWVWLRGSRTAAQHR is encoded by the coding sequence ATGGAGACGGTGGACAGGCTCGGGGACAACGCGCAGGAGGGGACCGTCGGGGGCGGCGGTCCCGTCGGTCGACCCCGATCGCGCGTCGGGCTGCTGGCCGCGGCGCTGGTGACGGTGCTCGCCACCGGGACGGTCCTGCTCGGCGCACAGCCCGCCGCAGCCGCGCCCGCGACGACGTCCGCGACCGCGATGACCACGACGTCCACGACGTCCACGACGTCCACCACCCACACCGCGACGCAGCAGGACGACGACGCGGCCCGGACCGCCTCCCCGACGCCCTTCCCCCAGTTCGGCACCCTGCCACCGGACACCGGTTCCCCGGCACCCTCGCCGACGGACCGCCCCGCCGTCCGCCCGAGCATCGCCGACCCCGGCGACGTCACGACCGCCACCGTCCGGCTGCACGGTGCCGGCACCCCCGGGCACCGGCTGCGCGTCACCGGACCGGCGGCCACGGGCTCGAGCGGCTGCACGACGACCGTGGCCACCGACGGGTCCTGGTCGTGCATCGCCACCGTCCACTCGGGTCCGCAGCAGGTCTTCACGGTCGCCGACGAGACCGACGCCGCGCTCGGGTCGTCCCGTGCTCCGGCCTCGGACGTCGTCGTCCCGCCGGCCGTCATGACCGACGGTCCCACCTCGGGTCCCGTGTCCGGCACCGGCCTGCCCGGAGCGACCGTCGCCGTGTCGGTCTCCGGCACCCCGACCGACCGCACCGCGCGGGTGGACGCCGGCGGTCGCTGGACCGTCGCGCTGCCCGGCAGCGCGCGCGACGGGCGCATCACGGTCTCCGCGGCGCAGACCGCGAGCACCGCGAACGGCTTCCGCTCGGACCTGCGGAGCGCCCCCTCGGCCCCGCGGACGGTGGTCGTGGACCGGACCGCCCCGGCAGCACCGGTCGTCACCACGCCGGAGTCCGACGAGCGCGTCCGCTCCCAGCCGTTCACCGTGCGCGGCACCGGTGAGCCCGGCGCCGTCCTCACCGTGTACGTCGACCGCTCGCCGGTGTGCCGCTCCGACGTCGGTGCCGACGGCCGGTGGGCGTGCACGACGACGGGCGCGACCGCACCCGCCGGGACCCGAGTGCTGAGCGCGATGCAGCAGGACGCCGCGGGCAACTCCTCACCGTCGTCGTCTGGGGTCCGCGTCGTGCTGAGCGACGCGACCGCAGCGCCGAGCGCCGGGCCGAGCGCGAGTGCCTCCGGGGCCCCGGGCGGGCAGACGTCGTCGTCCGGCACGCCGGGGACGACGCCGGACCACACGTCCGGTGCGACGGACGGCACCGGGACCCCGACCGACACCGGCACGAGCGGCGGCGGGTCGACCGGGACGTCCGGGGGCAGCGGCACGGCAGGCGCCGGGGGCAGCACCAGCGGGGTGTCCGACTGGTCCGGCCCCGCGGGCGACTGGACCGCCGACACCGCCTACGACCGCGGCGTCCCGACGATCCAGGCCTCGTTCTCGTGGGGCACCGTCCTGCTCGCCACCGGCGTCGCCGCCGGGTTCCTCGTGCTCGTCGCCGTGCCGCTCGCGGTGGTCGGCGCCACGGCCCGGGGTCGCCTGCGCAACCCGTTCGCCGCGCTGCTCGGCCGCAACCGCTCGCGCACGGAGCGACGACTCGGGGACGAGGTCCTGCCCACCTGGGCCGCGGCGGCCGTCGGCGTCGGGATCGTGGTCGTCACGACGCTCCTCGGTGTCGGCGTCGCGCTCGAGGCCCGCTACGTCCGGCTCGCGCTCGCGGTGCTGCTCGGTTCGGCGGTCACCACCGGGGTCGTCGTCCTGGCCACCCGCTGGGCGGCCGGCAAGGACCGCGCCGCCGTCGGTTTCCGCGTCTCCCCCTGGCTCGTGCTCGCCGCCGTGCTGGGCTGCGCCCTGACCCGCGTCACGGACCTCTCCCCCGCCCTGGTCGTCGGGGCCGTCCTCGTCCCGGTCGGCCGCCCCGGCGCCGACACCGCCGCCCTGCGACTGGGCTCGAGCCTCGCCCGCGGGGTCCGGAGCGCCACGGCCCGCTCGGCCGCGCTGCTCGGCGTCGCCACCGTCGGCTGGGTCCTGCACTCGCTGGTGCACGGGTCGGGCTTCTGGACGACGCTGACGGCCGAGTTCGCCACCACGCTCTGCGTCGGCGCGGTCGGGGCACTCGTCGTGTCGCTGCTGCCGTTGCCCGGGTCGACGGGTGCGGTGCTCGTCGCCGGGGCGCGTGCGCGCTGGGTCGGCCTCACCGCCGCTGGGGTCGCGCTGGCGGCGGTGACGGCGGGCGCGGGAGCTCCCGCTGTCCCCTCACCGACCGAGACCGCGGTGGCGTCCGCCCTGTGCGCCGCCGCCGTCGCCTGCTGCTGGGTCTGGTTGCGTGGCTCGCGCACCGCCGCACAGCACCGCTGA
- a CDS encoding threonine/serine exporter family protein, producing the protein MVGLGSALANLRNALNRPEAHVEVVDGETVPTGMLLGTLGALLLDAGSSVTDVRSALEKARDAAGVGPTLAVGVLPALVMVSEVATGAATIVNAEGVELSSRQAARANRLVLGLERGSIALAEIPARVRAIRTGTVPPPALPWITGNALTSVGLAVVFRCPWWAIVLALVVGALVGVLSLVLRRFREAVAIIPFLAAFMSTSVVGLVAAGTGFDHVPLFAVCAPVAVFVPGALITNALLELTAADIVTGASRLVQGLITLGFMAAGIAAGSALTGLRVDPSSAALVGEVAGVGTLRGGWEAVPSYWVSWVAVAGLAVGLGLVFRSGWRLTVVSVAVMISAYAVVSGTTPVWGSVVATGAAAALLFVATRLLERVVPVIPATVSFFPAFLLLVPGTVGLVAVTTFDPVALGTPLATFVSLCIGTKIGGLLPGLFRRNAPHRVA; encoded by the coding sequence GTGGTCGGACTCGGAAGCGCTCTCGCGAACCTGCGCAACGCGCTCAACCGACCCGAGGCGCACGTCGAGGTCGTCGACGGCGAGACGGTCCCCACCGGGATGCTGCTCGGGACCCTCGGCGCCCTGCTGCTCGACGCCGGCAGCTCCGTCACCGACGTCCGCTCCGCGCTCGAGAAGGCCCGCGACGCCGCCGGGGTCGGACCGACGCTCGCCGTGGGTGTCCTGCCCGCACTCGTCATGGTCAGTGAGGTCGCCACCGGCGCCGCCACCATCGTGAACGCCGAGGGCGTCGAGCTCTCGTCGCGTCAGGCAGCGCGGGCGAACCGCCTCGTGCTCGGCCTGGAACGCGGTTCCATCGCCCTCGCCGAGATCCCCGCCCGGGTGCGCGCGATCCGGACCGGTACCGTGCCGCCGCCGGCGCTGCCGTGGATCACCGGGAACGCCCTCACCTCGGTCGGACTGGCCGTCGTGTTCCGCTGCCCGTGGTGGGCGATCGTGCTCGCGCTCGTCGTCGGTGCCCTGGTCGGTGTGCTCAGCCTGGTGCTCCGCCGCTTCCGCGAGGCCGTCGCGATCATCCCGTTCCTGGCCGCGTTCATGTCGACGAGCGTCGTCGGCCTCGTCGCCGCCGGCACCGGGTTCGACCACGTGCCCCTGTTCGCGGTGTGTGCGCCCGTCGCGGTCTTCGTGCCCGGCGCGCTGATCACGAACGCGCTGCTCGAGCTGACGGCCGCCGACATCGTGACCGGAGCCTCGCGCCTGGTGCAGGGGCTCATCACGCTCGGCTTCATGGCCGCCGGTATCGCCGCGGGGAGCGCCCTCACCGGCCTGCGCGTCGACCCGTCGTCGGCGGCCCTCGTCGGCGAGGTCGCCGGCGTCGGCACGCTCCGCGGTGGTTGGGAGGCCGTGCCGTCCTACTGGGTGTCCTGGGTGGCGGTGGCGGGCCTCGCCGTCGGCCTCGGGCTCGTGTTCCGCTCCGGCTGGCGGCTCACCGTCGTGTCCGTCGCCGTCATGATCAGCGCGTACGCGGTCGTGAGCGGGACGACGCCGGTGTGGGGCAGCGTGGTCGCGACCGGAGCTGCGGCCGCGCTGCTGTTCGTCGCGACGCGGTTGCTCGAGCGTGTGGTCCCGGTGATCCCGGCGACGGTGTCGTTCTTCCCCGCGTTCCTGCTGCTCGTTCCCGGCACCGTGGGACTCGTCGCGGTGACCACGTTCGACCCCGTCGCGCTCGGCACGCCCCTGGCCACGTTCGTCAGCCTGTGCATCGGGACGAAGATCGGAGGCCTGCTGCCCGGTCTGTTCCGGCGGAACGCCCCGCACCGCGTGGCCTGA
- a CDS encoding LemA family protein — MDTGLVTTLIVVGVVVVLLVVVGIYLWVTYNSLVTLKLRVDEAWSDITVQLKRRADLIPTIVETVKGYAAHEKSVFESVTRARAETLGASDASSASVAEGHMQKALKGVFAVAEGYPQLQSSQNFLQLQSELVDTEDKIQSARRFYNGGVRELNTKIRVFPNSTFAKSKGFSEATFFETAEPAAIAEPPRVQF, encoded by the coding sequence ATGGACACCGGACTCGTCACGACGCTGATCGTCGTCGGAGTGGTGGTGGTCCTGCTCGTCGTGGTCGGGATCTACCTCTGGGTGACCTACAACTCGCTCGTCACGCTGAAGCTGCGCGTGGACGAGGCGTGGAGCGACATCACGGTGCAGCTGAAGCGCCGCGCGGACCTCATCCCCACCATCGTCGAGACGGTGAAGGGGTACGCCGCGCACGAGAAGTCCGTGTTCGAGTCGGTGACGCGCGCCCGCGCCGAGACCCTCGGCGCATCGGACGCCTCGAGCGCCTCGGTGGCCGAGGGGCACATGCAGAAGGCCCTGAAGGGTGTGTTCGCCGTCGCGGAGGGCTACCCCCAGCTGCAGTCGAGCCAGAACTTCCTGCAGCTGCAGTCGGAACTCGTCGACACCGAGGACAAGATCCAGTCCGCCCGGCGCTTCTACAACGGTGGCGTGCGCGAGCTGAACACGAAGATCCGGGTCTTCCCCAACTCGACCTTCGCGAAGAGCAAGGGCTTCAGCGAGGCGACGTTCTTCGAGACGGCCGAGCCCGCGGCGATCGCCGAACCGCCGCGCGTCCAGTTCTGA
- a CDS encoding DUF501 domain-containing protein yields the protein MTTPPFDPPSDRDIQVVSAQLGRPARDVVGIAARCACGNPTVVSTKPRLANGTPFPTFYYLCHPAATAAVSTLEANHVMPELAALLEDETVAAQYRAAHESYLADRESIEHVDEIDGISAGGMPTRVKCLHALVGHALAAGPGVNPIGDLALERVDWSPSRCECRAYDGIADAGVGAGGGED from the coding sequence GTGACGACCCCTCCCTTCGATCCGCCGTCCGACCGCGACATCCAGGTCGTCTCGGCGCAGCTCGGGCGACCGGCCCGCGACGTCGTCGGGATCGCTGCGCGGTGCGCCTGCGGCAACCCCACCGTCGTGTCGACGAAGCCCCGACTCGCGAACGGCACCCCGTTCCCGACGTTCTACTACCTGTGCCACCCCGCCGCCACCGCGGCCGTGAGCACGCTCGAGGCGAACCACGTCATGCCCGAGCTCGCCGCCCTGCTCGAGGACGAGACCGTCGCGGCGCAGTACCGCGCGGCCCACGAGTCCTACCTGGCGGACCGCGAGTCGATCGAGCACGTCGACGAGATCGACGGCATCAGCGCGGGCGGCATGCCGACCCGCGTGAAGTGCCTGCACGCGCTCGTCGGCCACGCCCTCGCTGCCGGTCCCGGCGTCAACCCCATCGGCGACCTCGCGCTCGAGCGCGTGGACTGGTCGCCCTCCCGCTGTGAGTGCCGGGCGTATGATGGCATCGCAGACGCTGGAGTCGGGGCGGGTGGCGGCGAAGACTGA